A region of the Candidatus Hydrogenedentota bacterium genome:
CGAGCGTTTCGAACTCTGGATGGGCGTGTGCAGCCGGAGCGGCAAAGGCACCATGGGCGATCTGCCCGTGCGTCATGTGGCCGATCACTGCCTTCACTTCGATGTGACGGTGACCATGGTTCACGCCGACAGCGAGCAGTTTGCCTTCCTGGCCTTTAAGGACATCACCGAGAAGCAGGAAGTGGACCGCAAGCTGGCGGAGGCCGCGCAAAAGGATGCGCTGACGGGTCTGTACAACAAGCGTTCCTTTACCAATCGCATTGAATGGGCGGTGGCCAGCGCCGCGGAAAAAGGCGCGCCACTGGCCCTGCTCATGATCGATCTGGACAACTTCAAGCGCTGTAACGACACCAACGGGCACCAGACGGGCGATACCCTGCTCAAGAGCGTGGGCGATGTGATCAAGAAAAGCATCCGCATCACCGCCTATGACGAAGGCTTTCGCTGTGGCGGCGACGAATTTGCCGTGTTGCTGCACAATTTCTCGCCGTCGGGTTTCACGGTGGTTGCCGAGCGCATGCAGAGCGAGTTTGCCAAGGTGGAACGTTTTGGCACGACCATGAGCATTGGCGTGTCGGAGTTCAAGGCGGGAATGAATTCCGGCGACCTGATTGAGGCGGCGGACAAAGCGCTCTACGCCGCCAAGGCCATGGGGAAAAACGCAATCAGCTACGCACCCTGAAGTGTCCCCGTTCCCCTTTTGAGGCGAGCGGCGACTCGAAGCCGCCCCCGGCTCAGGGGGCGCTTGTCGCCCGCGCCGTCTTCACCGGTGGGCCGAAGACCTCCTTCAGGAAGGCAATGGCGACCTGCTCCACGCGCTGGTTGACCGGGTTGGCAATATCCATGGCGTGGGGCCAGCCGTCGATGCGGTCGTACCAGTAGGTCATGCCCAGTTCCTGGAATTTCTCCGCCAGAAGGTCGGACTGCTCCACGGGCACGAGGGTATCAATGGTGCCGTGTATGATCAGCGTGGGCGGGTCGCTCGGATCAAGATAGGTGATGGGGGAGCCCTTCACGAACTTCTCGGGGACCTCCTCGTAGGTGCCCTGCATGAAGCCGGTCAACAGGGGATGGTCGCGGTTGGCCGGCATGGTGAAATCGGCGGGGCCGTAGATGTCAATGACGGCCTGGACCGCGCTGCTGACGCCCGGGTTGCCGCCCTGGCCTTCAAATTCGGCCACGTCGGAACTGTAACCGACCATCATGGAGAGGTGGCCTCCCGCAGAGCCGCCGATGACGGCGATTCGGTTTGGATCAACATTGAGTTGGGCCGCATTGGCCCGCATCCAGCGCACGGCACACTTCACATCTTCCACGCAGTTGGGGAAATAGCCCGCCTCCCGGAGCCGGTAGCTCACGGTGGCCACCACATAGCCATGGGCCGCGAAGCGCGTGGTGTAAAACTTATAGTCCTGGCGCTTGCCGCTGCGCCATCCGCCGCCGTGAATAAAGATGATACCGGGCACCGGGCCCGTGAGGTTCTCGGGCGTATAGAGATCCAGTTCAAGCGGCGTTCCGCCCCCCGTGCCATAGGGAATGTTGATCTGCTCCTTGACGCCCGCGGGCACCGGGATCGGCGCATCTTCGTCCAGCGTGTCCAGCTTATACCAGCCCATTTCCTGAAGGGCGAAGGCGGCATAGAGCATGCCCTCGGAGAGGAAGCCTTTCGGCGGCGGGCCGAGGGACTCAGGCACGCGCACCAGGTCGGGGCGCTTCGCCGGCGGGCCGGTGTGGATGAAAAGCCAGTAGGCGCCCGACAGAAGAGCGAGGAGCAGGAGACCGGCAATCGAGCGGAGCAGAATTCTGAACATGGAATATTCCGATAGGGTTATAACGCTAAGTTGCAGCGAACTGACGCATTATCCGTACAAATCAACAGGACAAGAGCGGATACCACGGGAGGGTTTGACGCTGCCGTTGACCGCGATCAAATACTTCACCACGAAGGCCACGAAGAAAAGAAGAGAGAAGGAATCGCCACGCGCCTTGCGTTCCCGCCTTCAATCCAGGCAAGGCCAATTTACACTCCTGGTCGCGACACTTGCATTACCACGGTACATTCCGTGAACGTTCGGACCCACTCAGGCGCCTTCGGGTTTCCCGAAGACGTGTTCGAGAAAGGCGCGGATCGTTGGTTGAACCCGGTTGGTTACCGGAATGGCCACGTCCATCGTGTGGGGCCAGCCGGGGTAGCAATCGTACCAGTAGTCCGCCTTCAGGGCCTGAAGTTTCTCCGCAAGCAGGTCCGCCTGCTCCGAAGGGACGATTGAATCGAGGGTGCCCTGAATGATGAAGGTGGGCGGATCCGAGGCATCCAGTTGATGGAGGGGAGATGCGTCCCGGTACTTGTCGGGAGCCTTCGAATAGGGCACGCCCATGAGGCCGACAACGCTCACATGCTCCTGGGCCACAGGTGCGGTAAAGTCCGTGGGGCCATAGAGATTGACCACGGCTTGAATTGCACTGCTGACAGCGGGATTGCCGCCGGTGCCTTCCAGCGCTGCGACGTTGCCCGTGTAGCCCAGCATCATGGCGAGGTATCCGCCACCCGAACCGCCCGCCGCCGCAATCTGGTCGGGGTTGATGCCCAGGCGCTCCGCATTGGCCCGGAGCCAGCGAATGGCGCATTTGGAATCGCTCACGCAGCCGGGGAACTTGGCCACGTCGCTGAAGCGATAGCCGATGGTCGCCGCCACATAGCCCCATTCGGCGAACTGCTGGGCATAGATGGTGTAGTCCTTGCGGCTTCCTTTGACCCAGCCGCCGCCGTGAATGAACACAATCGCCGGACGGGGCGTCGTGATGTTTTTCGGGCGGTAGACGTCGAGCAACAGGGGGATGTCACCCTCCCGGCCGTACTCCACGTCCAGTTCCGCTATCACGGAATCCGGCAGCGGCGGCGGGGATTCCAGGTTCAGTAGTTGGAGTCGGCCCATCGCATACGCGGCCATCAGGGCGTTTTCGGTGGGGTAGCCTTTGGGCGGGGAACCCCACTCCTCCGGCATGCGCACGAGGTCGGTCCGTACGGCGGCGGCGCGGCCATCAAGCAGTAGCCACCATCCGGCGAAGGCGGTGGCGGCGACGAGGGGGGTCAAGGCAACAATTAGAATAAGTCTACGCACGTGGGAGGGTCCTGGGGTGGCGCAATTAGCTATCGATGGCGTAATTGTCGCACGAAGCACGGCCTGGGGACAAACCACGGGGGACGTACCGCCGCACGGGTCCTCGACGTAGCCAGTCGCTCGTCCAGCGCACGTCCCTAGCCCCGCCCAACGAAGCTTTCGCCAACGCGGCGGCATGTCCCAGTGGATGTTGGAAAGGTGACGCGCGTCATGTCCGGGTCGCCCCACCCATCCCCTGGGACAGGCACGCGCTTTTGCGTCACTGATGCAATGAACGGGTGCCGGGAAGTCACCCAGTGGCCCGCGTTCGCAGAAGTGGTGTGCGTGGGTCCGTCCACACACAAAAAAATCCCGTGTCCGCCGAAGCGGGCACGGGATGAACTGA
Encoded here:
- a CDS encoding diguanylate cyclase; its protein translation is MATETERFREARILITDDQESVVTLIERVVRDAFGCHIDTTHTGDEALTLLQAAPYDVFVTDMKMPGTHGLELIEKAILACPEVDILVMTGYPGDFPYVEVIQRGAKDFLNKPFLPAELEAKLIRVLRERHLRHDLVVAHKKYRSLFDLSMDGKLLLNMDRLLIEDVNEAYCTLLGVDKKELVGRVFSEALETADRERFELWMGVCSRSGKGTMGDLPVRHVADHCLHFDVTVTMVHADSEQFAFLAFKDITEKQEVDRKLAEAAQKDALTGLYNKRSFTNRIEWAVASAAEKGAPLALLMIDLDNFKRCNDTNGHQTGDTLLKSVGDVIKKSIRITAYDEGFRCGGDEFAVLLHNFSPSGFTVVAERMQSEFAKVERFGTTMSIGVSEFKAGMNSGDLIEAADKALYAAKAMGKNAISYAP
- a CDS encoding alpha/beta hydrolase codes for the protein MRRLILIVALTPLVAATAFAGWWLLLDGRAAAVRTDLVRMPEEWGSPPKGYPTENALMAAYAMGRLQLLNLESPPPLPDSVIAELDVEYGREGDIPLLLDVYRPKNITTPRPAIVFIHGGGWVKGSRKDYTIYAQQFAEWGYVAATIGYRFSDVAKFPGCVSDSKCAIRWLRANAERLGINPDQIAAAGGSGGGYLAMMLGYTGNVAALEGTGGNPAVSSAIQAVVNLYGPTDFTAPVAQEHVSVVGLMGVPYSKAPDKYRDASPLHQLDASDPPTFIIQGTLDSIVPSEQADLLAEKLQALKADYWYDCYPGWPHTMDVAIPVTNRVQPTIRAFLEHVFGKPEGA
- a CDS encoding alpha/beta hydrolase, which gives rise to MFRILLRSIAGLLLLALLSGAYWLFIHTGPPAKRPDLVRVPESLGPPPKGFLSEGMLYAAFALQEMGWYKLDTLDEDAPIPVPAGVKEQINIPYGTGGGTPLELDLYTPENLTGPVPGIIFIHGGGWRSGKRQDYKFYTTRFAAHGYVVATVSYRLREAGYFPNCVEDVKCAVRWMRANAAQLNVDPNRIAVIGGSAGGHLSMMVGYSSDVAEFEGQGGNPGVSSAVQAVIDIYGPADFTMPANRDHPLLTGFMQGTYEEVPEKFVKGSPITYLDPSDPPTLIIHGTIDTLVPVEQSDLLAEKFQELGMTYWYDRIDGWPHAMDIANPVNQRVEQVAIAFLKEVFGPPVKTARATSAP